GACAGCTTGCGCGCCACTTCCTTGATGACCTTGTTGCGCGGGTCGGACACGGTGTACACCGGGTGGCCGAAGCCGATCACGACTTCCTTGGCTTCCACGCGGCGGCGGATGTCGGCTTCGGCCTCGTCCGGGGTGTCGTAGCGCTTCTGGATTTCGAAGGCGACTTCATTGGCGCCGCCGTGCTTCGGGCCGCGCAGCGCGCCGATCGCGCCGGTGATGGCCGAGTAGATGTCCGAGCCCGTGCCGGCAATCACGCGGCCGGTAAACGTCGATGCGTTGAACTCGTGCTCGGCGTACAGGTTGAGCGAGACGTGCATGGCATCGACCCACGACTGCGACGGTTCAACGCCGTGCAGCAGGTGCAGGAAGTGGCCGCCGATGGAATCGTCGTCGGTTTCGACTTCGATGCGCTTGCCGTTGTGGCTGTAGTGGTACCAGTACAGCAGCATCGAGCCGAGCGATGCCATCAAGCGGTCGGCGATATCGCGCGCGCCGGGGGTGGCGTGGTCGTCCTTTTCGGGCAGCACGGTGCCCAGCACCGACACACCGGTGCGCATCACGTCCATCGGGTGGGCGGAGGCCGGCACCCATTCCAGGGCGGCCTTCACGTTGGCGGGCAGGCCGCGCAATGCCTTCAGCTTGGCCTTGTAGGCAGCCAGTTCCGCCTTGTTGGGCAGCTTGCCGTGCACTAGCAGGTGGGCGACTTCTTCAAACTCGCACGCCCCGGCCAGGTCGAGGATGTCGTAGCCGCGATAGTGCAGGTCATTGCCGGTGCGGCCAACGGTACACAGGGCGGTGTTGCCGGCCGTCACGCCCGACAGGGCCACGGACTTCTTCGGCTTGAAGGCGCCGGCGTTCGGCGTGCTGTTATCGGCTTCGCTCATGGTGTGGTCTCCTTGGATGCGTTGAATTGGTTTGGATGCGGAGGCGTTATTTCTGTGCGGCAAACAGCGCGTCGAGCTTGTCTTCGTACGCGTGGTAGCCGAGATATTGGTATAGATCGGCGCGCGACTGCATGGTTTCCACGGCCGCCTTCTGGGTGCCGTCACGCATCACGGTCTGATAGAAGTTGAGCGCCGCAGCGTTCATTGCGCGGTAGGCGCCGCAGCAGTACAGCGCAATGTCCACGTTGGCGCTGCGCAGTTCGTCGGTGGTAAAGAGCGGCGTGCTGCCGAACTCGGTCAGGTTGGCCAGGATGGGCACTTTTACAGCGGCCTTGAAGCGGCGGTAGTCGTCCAGCGTCTTCGTGGCTTCCGGGAAGATCATGTCGGCGCCCGCTTCCACGTAGGCGACGGCGCGCTCGATGGCGGCGTCGATGCCTTCGGAGGCGGCGGCATCGGTGCGGGCCATGATGACGAAATCGTCATCGGTGCGGGCATCCACGGCGGCCTTCACGCGGTCGACCATTTCGTCGGTGGAAACGACTTCCTTGCCGGGGCGATGACCGCAGCGTTTCTGGCCAACCTGGTCTTCCAGGTGCACGGCGGCCACACCCGCCTTGATGAACGAGCGAATGGTGCGCGCAATGTTGAAGGCGCCGCCCCAGCCGGTGTCGATGTCGACCATCAGCGGGATCTGCACCGCATCGGTGATGCGGCGGGCGTCGATCAGCACGTCTTCCATCGTGCTGATGCCCAGGTCCGGAATGCCCAGCGAGTTGGCCGCCACACCGCCGCCCGACAGGTACACGGCCTTGAAGCCGGTCTGCTCGGCCATCTTGGCAGCGTAGGCGGTGATGGCGCCCACCACTTGCAGCGGTTGGGATTCAGCCACGGCAGCACGGAACTTGGCGCCGGCGCTGGTGGGGTGTCGATGGGTTGTGCTCATGTGTGGCTCCAAAAAGATCGGGCTAAGAGAGCAGGAAGCGGGCCACCCAGTCGAGTGGACGTAACCCCTTGATTTGTATGGATGTGACGTTACCGCCCGGGCGCACACCATTTCAAAGATGAAATATGTGATTTCAATATGGAAATGCACGGCGCATAATGCTCGGACTGCCGTTCTTTTGCCGCGCCGCACCATGAGCCCCACTGCAACCGCCCTGACCGACCGCCCCCGCATCTGGGCTTGCGGCATCAGCCGCCTGAGCGATCTCTTCCTCGATATTGCCGCCGAGTACAACGACCGCGCCGAGCTGCGCGTCATCACACGGGGCTTTGAAGACATCGTGCGCGAGATCGACGCCGCTGGCGCCGAGCGGCCCGACGTGGTGGTGGCGGGCGGCTCCAACGGCGCCTATCTGAAGCCGCGCCTGTCGCTGCCGGTGGTCGTCATCAACCCCACGGGCTTTGACGTGATGCATGCGCTGGCCCGCGCCCGGCGCGACGCGGAATCGGTGGCGCTCGTCACCCACGGCGACACGCCCGAGGAGGTGCGCCGCTTTGTCGCCGCCTATGGCATGGACGTGGTGTTTGCCTCGTACACCTCGCGCCAGGGCGCGGAGAGTTGCGTGCTGGACCTGCGCGACCGCGGCGTGGGTGTGGTGGTTGGCCCCGGTCTGGTGACGGACCTGGCAACGCAGGCGGGCATGAACGCCGTGTTCCTGTATTCGCGGGACTCTGTGCGTGCGGCATTCGATACCGCGCTGGAAGTCGTACAGGCCACGCGCCGCGAAACCCTGCGCCGCCAGCGGTTGGACAACCTGCTGCAGCATCTGCGTGACGGTGTGGTCGCGCTGGATGCGCAGGGTCGCGTGGAGGCCATCAACCAGCGGCTGGCCACCGCGTTGGGCATCGAGGCCAAGCAGGCCATCGGGCAACCGCTGCTCAGCATTGCGCCCAACCTGCTCGGCTTGCTGCCCGATACCGACGGCGACACGCTGGGCACCGTGCAGGGCGTGAACTACGTCATCCACCGTGGCCCGCTCACGAGCACCGGCACCGGCGCCGCAGAAGGCACGGTGTTCACCTTCCAGGAATCCCGCGCGGTGGAGCGGCTGGACCGCACGCTGCGCTCACGCCAGCGCCCGCAGCAGTTCAGCGCGCGCTATCGGCTCGAAGACCTGGTGGGCGAATCGCTGGCGATGGAACGCGTGCGTACGCTGATACGCCGCTACGCCAAATCCGACGCCACCGTGCTCGTGCTGGGCGAATCCGGCACGGGCAAGGAGATGGTCGCGCAGGGCATGCATCAGCTCAGCGCGCGGCGCGATTTTCCATTCGTCGCCATCAACTGCGGCGCGTTTCCCGAAGCGCTGCTGGAAAGCGAACTGTTCGGCTACGAAGAGGGCGCCTTCACCGGCGCGCGCAAGGGCGGCAAGACGGGGCTGATTGAAGCCGCGCACCGCGGCACACTGTTTCTCGATGAAATCGGCGAGATGCCGCTGCCGCTGCAAAGCCGCCTTCTGCGCGTATTGCAGGAGCGCGAGGTGGTGCGGCTGGGCTCCACCGAGCCCACCCGCGTCGATATCCGCGTGGTGGCCGCCACGCACCGCGCGCTGACGGATGCGGTGGAGGCCGGCACCTTCCGCGCGGATCTGTACTACCGCCTCAATATCCTCAGCATTGGGCTGCCCCCGTTGCGCGAACGGCCCGACGACGTGATGCCCCTGGCCGCCGAACTGCTCGTGCAGGCGGCGCGCCGCGAGCCGCGTCTGCTGCTGCGCATTGCCGACACCGAAGACGCAGCCCGCGTGCTGGCCGGCATTGCCGAGCCGCTGAGGCGCTACGCCTGGGCCGGCAATGTGCGCGAACTGCAGAGCGTGGTCGAGCGGATTGCCGTTGAACTGGCTTACACCGAAGACGCCAGCGCCGTCACGCAAGACGTGCTGCGGCTGATTGCACCCGAAGTGTTTGCCCACGCCACACCGGGCAAACCGGCCGCATTGACGCTGCGCGAGCGCAGCAGGGGCGTTGAAGCAGAAGAGATACGCGCAGCGCTGGCCGCCCACGGCGGCGATCGGGATGCCGTATGTGCCGCGTTGGGGATCAGCAAGACGACGTTGTGGCGGCGGTTGCAAGAGGTGGCTTCGATACGGTAATTCGCTCGCTCCAGCGCTGCCCACCGGCACCGCCGCGACACGTCGGTCAACGTGACGCTATGCAGAGTGTCAAAGCAGGGAGCGAAGCAACGTCAGCCCGCCGATGCCAGCTACAACGCTGAGCAACGAGTTTCGCCACATCAGAAAGGTCAAGGCAACACCACAGAGCGCGATCAATTCCACGCCAAGCTGGCTGGGCATCATGCTACCTGCAAGCGCGTTCGCAACAAGGATGACCATCACGCAGAGCGGTAATTCGCGATTGAGTTGCGTAACCGCTCGGCTGCGTAGCACATCGCGGTTGATCATCAACGGCGATGCCCTGAGAAGGATCGTCAGTGCGCTCATGATGCCGACTGCGATCCATTGTTCAATACTGCTCATTACGTGACGCTCCTTCAGGATGCTTCCACTGCGTTACCGCGGACAAGTGCGCGCGCCAACAGCGTCGCCAGTCCGAATCCGAGGGCCGTGATCAATAGATAGTTCGTCGCCAGTCGCGTCGCTGCAAAGTAAGCCAGTACGCCTATCAGCGCCGGAGCCAATCTTCTCTGCGATAGGTACTGTTCGATGGCGAGGATGGTGAACAGTGACGGCAGCGCGAAGTCCAGGTTGGGAATCCAATCCGCAACCTTTTGTCCGAGCAGCACACCAAGGACGGTTCCCGCGATCCAATAGACGTGATGGATCAACGTCACTGCCATCGCGAACTGCTGCCGTTTGTCTGTGGGAAGGGTAGTGAGAACGGAATAGTTCTCGTCGGTTAGCGCTGCAACGATATAGGCCCGTTGCCAGCGCCGCGCAGGCAGGTGCTCAATCAGCGGGATGGCGTAGAGAACATGGCGCAGGTTGATCAGCAGCGTGGTCATGGCAAATGCGCCGAGCCCCGTGGCGACACTCAATAACGGCACCGCCGCAAATTGAAGTGCGCCGGCAAAGATAAAGATGCTCATTGCAATCACAACAGCGAGTGACAATCCCGCTTGCGTGGCCAGGACGCCAAAAGCAAATCCTGTGGGCAAATAGGCCATCCCCACTGTTGTGGTCAGTCGGAGAAGAACGCCCCAGTCAGATGCCTGCGTGGCCGAGCGCCCCTCATTTCGCCGGTGCGACACGGGAGGTCTCCGATTCCTTGTACAGGGAGAACGACTTGATAAGCGGGCGAATCGCTTCTTCACGGCCAAACAGCGCAATGCAGATCACCTTGTTATGCTCAGGAGTCGCAGCCAGCGTTGCTGCCTGCTGACTCTCAGCGCTGGCGCCGATCATGGAGTCAATGAAGATGTTGTGCGGGATGCCTGTGTCGCGCAGGGCGCAAATCAACTTCTCCAGGGCCGATGAGCGTTTCGCTCGCAGTACGATGGCAGGAAACTCGCTGATGTGGCTTTCCGACGAAAAGGCCGGGCTCGGATATGCCAACAGCTTCCATGCGTCCCGATTGTTCGATCCTATGAGCCCCAGCACGGCGTGCGCGACGGCATTGATGATCGTAGGGCCAGGAAACTCCAAGTTCACGACGATCACGGTCTTACTTGTGTTATCTGCGTATGCCATCTTATTCAGCTGCGACGAGAAGTTGTTGATCAGCGTGTGTAGCCGGCGTTTTGCCTGCCGACCTTGAAGGGGCAGGCTGTGCGGATTCAAGCCAGCGGAATTGATGTTCGATCATGTTCGAGATGCCCCACAATTCCCGTTTGGCAAAGCCGGGCCGGTCGCCACAGGCAATTGCGGCTTGACGCAGGTATAGGCTCCGCGGCCAATGTCGGGAATTCTGACCCGCAAGATGTGCGAGGTGATGCCAATCGTGGGCGGGCAAGTCCGAGACAAGGCACCCAAGCCGGACAGGTGCGTGGATAATTAACATTCGCACGCTCCACATCGCAATTTGTGCTGTGTGGCGCAGCGTTCCAATCAGGCCGTTGCCGGACCGCTTGGGGTAGAGCTCCCCGCAAAATCGTCCCCAACAACGGGCTGCATAAGCGTCCCAATCGGTCGGGGCTGATCCTGCGACATCCCACGCGTGTTCGGTTAGGAACTGGAGCAGGGCGCTGATGTGGTACAGAATCGTCATGGGAATGAACACCGCAATCAGATACGCCTTTAGACCTAGCAGAAAGGCGAGCACAAGATGCACGGCAACCATAGTCCATGCCAGCGCGAGCTCGTAACTCTTCTTCTGGATCAGAATCGATTTCAGGCGTGCTTGAAGGAAGAGTGCGTGGAAAGCGGGGCTAAGGACGGTGATCCAAAGCGTTTGCCATAACTCTTTCCTCGTTCGGCCAGGTATAAATCCAAGCTGCGCCAGGAATGCGGCATCCGCGTCTTGCTTTGTGGTGAAAATATCTGCGTTATGATGCGCAAGATGTTCTTTCTTATACTCTCGGCCATTTTGTACAAAAATGATCGAAGGAATCAGCTTGGCATAGACATTATTTAGTGCTGTGCTGTAAAAAAGACGATTGTGAATGGCGTGGTGCAAGTGAGTGACCTGCAATTTGCGCAGAATTCCAACTAGAACGATCCAAAGCGCAAAGATAATAGGCCATGCGGCCGGGGTATCCCATTCTGCAAGTGAAGCGAGAATTTGAATGGCAAGAATGCCAATCAACGGCGTGATTGCAATATCCGCTGTCTTTGGAAAGAAATATGATTTTTCTGATTCCTTGAGTGGTTTCCCAGTGAGCCACGTGAGAATTGGTTGCCATAAATCTGGAACCCTGTTCATTGATTCGCGAACACCCTTTTGGAACATTTTGTCCCCCTATTAATCGTTTGGTTTGATGCGGAAATGCGTGGGGGCGATAATAGTGCACTGTCGAAAAAGCGGATTTTTGTTTGCAAAATTCAATTATTCTGTTGCTCATTTGAGGCGTTATTGGTTCTTCATGTTTTGATTATTGCGTTGCAAGGGCTAGCCTGCTAAGTGTCAATAAGCGAGCAAGTGGATCGATGCGGACGCCGTCGATAAGCTCGACACAGTGACGTAAGCCACGCCGCCCACGGCGGCGATCGGGATGCCGTATGTGCCGCGTTGGGGATCAGCAAGACGACGTTGTGGCGGCGGTTGCAGATGGGCTAGATCAAAATTGACCAGCGTAGGTGGTTGCGGTCGACCGGCGCGATGACTATCGTGCAATCCTCCATCGAGCCTCATTGCGTGCCGACAGGCGCGCGACCAAGAAGGTCAACACCATGGCACAACAAAGCCGCCCCCACATCATTCTCGCCAGCCTCACGCTTGCCGGCGGGTCGCGCTATCCGTCTGCCCTGGGCCATCTCGTCCGGACGGCCGCTGTTGCGGCGTATCTGGCAAACGTTTTGGAGCTGGACGACGCGGAACAGCGGCACATCTATCTTGTGGCGCCCGTGCACGACATCGGCAAGCTGGGCATTCCGGATGACGTCCTGCTCAAGCCCGCCTCCCTGACCGACGCAGAGCACGAGATCATGCAACGGCACTCCAACATCGGTGCCGATCTGCTTGCTGGGACGGCCGACCCGATCCTGCAGTTGGCAGCCAGCGTCGCGCGCCATCATCACGAGCATTTCGACGGCAGCGGCTATCCGGCCGGCCTCGCGGGGTAAGACGTCCCGCTTGCCGCGCGCATCGTGGCCGTTGCCGATGCGTTTGACGCCATGCTGGAGCCGCGCGTTTACCGCGAAGGGATGTCGGAGGATGACGCGGTCGGTGCGGTGGCAGACCAGAGTGGCCGGTACTTTGACCCCACGCTGGTGGAATGCTTCCTGAAGAACGTGCTGGGGGTTCGGCGCGCTCGTGCTGCTGCAGAAAGCCTGGTGCAGCAGTACGGCGACGTGTCGGGCGTCATCCGGTTGTATGGAACTCGAGACCAATCGCCGGCATTCCTGAGGTATATCCAAACGCTTTGACAAGCAGCGCGCGGCGCAGCGCATAGTTGCTGACAGCGCATGCTCGGGGCGACGAAACGCCGTCCGTGGCAATCATTCCAGACGGGGCCGCACTCTTCGCGCGGATGCTTGCCGCGACACCGAATTTGGCGGAATCCACTCGTGCAGCGCAAGGCGACATAACCCTTTGGACGGCTTTTCGCTTGGGCCGGAACCGTGGAAAATCGCGTTCCAACCCTGCTCGCCACCCTGTAGTTCGGAATGATAGAAAACAATCCCTCGGAGACCGCCCGGCACGCCCTCAAGCTGCTGGCCTCACGCAGGTTGGCGCCCACGCCAGACAACTTCGCCTCGATCTTTTACGAAATCGCCGGCAACAAGCCCGACGCAGACCCCCAGGATGCCGAGCGGATGGCGCTCGTGCGTGAGTTGCGCGAGCAGCTTGCGCGCACGGTCGAATGCTGTCTGCCAGTGCTCGGTGAAGACGATGCCAGCATCGGCCCCGCGGCCTGGGCGCTGATCCGGGCCTGCCGGTCCGAATTCGAAGGCCTTGGCAGCTTGAACAGCAAGCTCTCCACGTTCAACCACCGGTTGTCGCTGGCGGCGGAAGATCAGGGCGAGATCCGCAGGGCATTGCTGAGCCTGCTGCAACTGGTGTTCGAGAACATCGCCGAGCTGTCGTTGGACGACCGTTGGCTGCGCGGCCAGATCGAAGCCCTGATGAAGGCCAGCGAGGCCCCCGTCAGCCTGCGCCGGCTGGACGATCTGCGGCGCCGCCTCATGGAGGTGATCCAGAAGCAAAGCTCGCTGAAGTCGAAGTCGATCGAAGCCCAGGAAGAAATGAAGCGGCTGCTGGCCGCCTTCATGGAGCGCCTGTCCGTTGCCGCAGAAACCTCGGGCGAGCATCACCGCCAGATGGAAGCCTGCGCCAAAAAGATTGAATCGGCCAACAGCATCGCCGAGATTGCACCGGCCATTCAGGATGCGCTGTCGGCCACCCGCTGGATGTCGCTGGAGTCGGCCCGCAACCGCGACGTGCTGTCGGCGATGAAGGTCAAGGCCGAAGAGGCCGCCGCCGAGGTGGCGCAACTGCGCAAGGCGCTCGACATGGCATCGGCGTCGGCGCGTCACGATCTGCTGACGGGCGCGCTCAACCGCAAGGGTCTGGAAGAGGCGCTGGAGCGCGAAGTTGCCCGCGCGGCCCGCCAGAACACGGCACTCTGCATCGCGTTCCTGGACATCGACGACTTCAAGTCGATCAACGATACGCACGGCCACAGCTTTGGTGACGATGCGCTGTCGCACCTGGCCCAGGTGGCCCGCGAATCGATGCGCCCGCAAGACACGCTCGCCCGCTTTGGCGGCGAAGAATTCGTGATCCTGATGCCGGACACGTCGCTGGAAGAGGGCGTGCAGACCATCGTCCGCCTGCAGCGGGCGCTCACGCAGCGCTTCTTTGTGGCGGGTGATACGCGGCTGTTTATCACCTTCTCTGCCGGCGTGGCGGAAGTCGGTAAGGACGAACCGCCCATGGCGGCCATCCAGCGCGCCGACCGCGCCATGTATCAGGCCAAGCGCGCGGGCAAGAACAAGGTGGTCAGCGCCTGAGGCTCGCCGAAGGCCTGCTGTGTTTACTCCAGCAGCGACAACGCATCTGCCAGCGACAGCACCGTCGTGCGCGATTCAAATGCCGTCGCAAAAAGATGCTCGTGCACGATCGGGTCCGGGTCGTAGCAGCAGTCCTTCACGGTGAACAGGCGGTAGTCCGCATCGCTTGCATGCGCAATGGAAGACAGCATCACGCCCGTTGATGCAACGCCCACCATGATCAAGGTATCGATGCCCTTGGCGGATAACCGCACCTGCAGATCCGTGCCGTAGAACACGCTGGCGCGGTGGGCGATGATGATCGACTCATCGGGTTGCCGGCCGAGTTCCGGCGAGATGCGGTCTTCAACGAACAGGCCCAGTTGCTTCACGCCTTGCCCGTTCTTGTTCAACGGGCTGACTTCCGGATAGCCGGGGCTGAAGTGGAACTTCGCAAAGTAGACGCTGACGCCCTTGGCTCGCGCGGCATCGCACAGCGCGCGGGTGTTGGAGAGCAGCGCAGGCGCGACCGACGGGAACAACGCCATGATGTCGGTCTGGTAGTGCATGACCAACAACGCCGTTTGCTTGGGGACAAGCGCGAATGTCGACATAGGGCTACGCGATGAGGGAAGGACGGCGGTCGACTCTATCACGGGCACCTCTGTATGGATTGGCCACAGTCGACCACGCCTTCCGTTGCGGGCCGGCAGCGCAAGGTTAGCCACGCCGGATCACGCTGCGCGCCATCAAGGCGCACCACGAAGCCACCTTGCGCCCGGTCCTATAATCTCCGCTTCCCCGACCCCCAAATCCCCAGCACCATGTTTTCTCCTCGCCACATCGCAGATCGATCAGCGCGTCGGGCCAGGAGACTCTGGGCGAACTACGGCATCTTCTGGCTCGGTGCCGTTCTTGTGGGTCTCGTGTCCGTCGCCTACGCCAAGCTGATCGATGTTGGCTTCGAGCTTTTCCGGAACATGGTGTCGCACGCGCTCTGGCTGCCGATCGTCATCACGCCGGTGGGGGCGGCACTGGCCATCTGGCTGACGCGCCAGTTCTTTCGCGGTGCCGAGGGCAGTGGCATTCCGCAGGTGATCGCGACGCTGGAGGATGGGCGGCTCTCCAGTTCGCTGCTCTCCCTGCGCATCATGTTCGGCAAGATCGTCGTCTCGTTCCTGGGCATCTTCTGCGGCTTTACGATTGGCCGTGAGGGGCCCACGGTGCAGATCGGCGCATCGCTCATGTACGCCATGCGCCGGGGCTATCGTCGAAGCAGCAAGCACATCGAACGGCAACTCACGCTTGCAGGGGCAGCGGCCGGGCTTGCCGCCGCGTTCAACACGCCACTGGCGGGCGTCGTGTTTGCCATTGAAGAACTGACGCGCAGCTTCGTTGCGCGCAACAGCGGCACGCTCATCACGGCCATCATTTTTTCCGGCGTAGTCGCTTTGGGCTTGCAGGGCAACTATCTGTACTTCGGGCGCATCCAGGCCATTGGGCAATTTCATCTGGCGCTGGTGCCTGTGGTGATTGCCGCCAGCGCCATCTGCGGCGTGGCGGGCGGCGTGTTCTGCTGGCTGCTGCTCAACATACCCCGCTGGATGCCTGCGCGGCTGGTTGACCTCCGGCAAGCGCAACCGGTGTGGTTTGCCTTCCTGTGCGGTATCGCCATCGCATTGATTGGGCTGGTTTCGGGCGGCACCACGTTCGGCAGCGGTTATGCAGAAGCACGGGGCCTGCTCGAAACCCATCAAGCCCTTTCACCGTTCTATGCGGTGCTCAAGTTCGGCGCGCTCATTGCGTCGTACCTCTCCGGCATACCGGGCGGCATTTTCGCGCCTTCGCTGGCGATCGGGGCGGGGCTGGGCAACGTCATGTCGCTCGTAACATCCTCCATACCGCTGCCCAGTCTTGCCGCGCTTTGCATGGTCGGCTACCTGGCGGCGGTCACGCAGTCGCCCATCACGTCGTTTGTGATCGTGATGGAGATGATCGACGGCCACGAGATGGTCTTGCCGCTCATGGCTGTGGCGTTGCTGTCGAGCCAGGTATCGAAGGCGCTGACGCCGTCGTTCTATCACACGCTTGCGCATCGGTTTCGTGGGTTGGTGTCGCGCCCGGCGGCGTAGAAAACCCAGGCCGGAACAGCGCCGCGTGCAGCGTCGCTGCTCCGGTTTCAACCCCCGGCAACGTCACCCCCGCCGCGCCGCCTCAATCGCCGCGATGTCGATCTTGCGCATCGTCATCATCGCGTCGAAGGCGCGCTTGGCCGCTGCGTGGTCCGGATCGGTATAGGCCGCAGTGAGCGCGCGCGGCGTGATCTGCCACGACAGGCCCCACTTGTCCTTGCACCAGCCGCAGGCGCTTTCCTGCCCGCCGTTGCTGACGATGGCGTTCCACAGCCGATCGGTCTCGGCCTGGTCGTCGGTGGCAATCTGGAACGAGAACGCCTCGCTGTGCTTGAACTGCGGGCCGCCGTTCAGCCCCAGGCACGGAATGCCCGCCACGGTGAACTCCACTGTCAGCACGTCGCCCTCCTTGCCGGCGGGGTAGTTGCCCGGCGCGCGGTGGACGGCGGTGACTTTGCTGTCTGGGAAAGTCTGGGCGTAGAAGTTGGCCGCGTCCAGCGCATCGCGGTCGTACCACAGACAGATTGTGTTTTTGCTGACCATGCGTGTCTCCTCACCGGGCGGGCGCCGGCATGTGAGGTGGAGGCGGTCCACAGCTTGCGCGCCCGTGATGTGACGTGGATGCCTTTGCCACTGCCGTGGCTTGCACTCTCTCACATTCCTACGCTTGCGACGGTACTGATTCTCGTAGGTTTGACGCCCGCGTTGAGTGTTCAATGGATGCCGCCAAAACAGAATTTACGCATTTGGAACTCTAGGCAATGAACGTATAGTGCGTGCCCATGAAACGAGACCTGTTTGCTGAACTGAAAGAAGGAATGGATGCGCTTGCCGCAGAACGCGAAGGCAAGGCGACTCTCCCAAAACTCAAGGCGGGTAAGCCTGAGCCGGTGGAGGTAAATTCGAGCCCCGAAACCCTGCAGATGCCAGACGACGTCTAATGCGACGCCTGTCAAGTCCTGCCATAGGTTGACACAGTGCTCAGTCAGCGAGCGCCCGATGCACCGCATCGGGCGTTTTGTATTTCAAGGCCAGATGAGGCCGTTCGTGGTTGTAGATATGCACGGCCTGCGCCACCATGCGTGCGGCCTGCTCTAGGTCGGCGGGGCGCTTGAGCAGCAACTCCCCTTTGAGGATGCCGTTGACCCGTTCGGCCAGGGCATTCTGGTAGCAGTCGTAGCCGTCGGTCATGGAGCACGTGATGCCGTGCCGCTGATGGATGCGCTGGTACTCGGCTGAACAGTATTGGATGCCCCGATCCGAGTGATGAACCAGAGGCTGTCGCGTATGGCGCGTCTTCAGCGCCATCTTCAACGCCTGGGCGACCGACTCGGCATGCAGGCTGTCATGCACGCGGTAGCCCACGATCTTGCGCGAGTAGGCGTCAGTCACCAGACTCAGGTACGCACAGCGCTGGGCGGTCGGCAGATAGGTAATGTCGGCCACCCAGACCTGCTCCGGCCCGGTGGGGATGACCTGGTTCGGGCCGTCCTTGAGCAGATTGGGATGGCGCCGGAAGCGATGATGACTGTGTGTGGTCTTGTGATACGCCCGCTGCGGCACGACCAGCAGCCGGGCTGCACGCAGGATATCGAACAGGCGATCCCGGCCAACCTGGATGCCTGCCTCGGCCAGGGGCGTGCGCAGCACGTGCTGGAGCTTGCGCGTACCCAAGCGCGGCTGGCGCAGCCGTAAGTGGTTGACCAACGCACAGACCTTGGCCTCACGCGCGC
Above is a genomic segment from Ralstonia pickettii containing:
- a CDS encoding chloride channel protein, encoding MFSPRHIADRSARRARRLWANYGIFWLGAVLVGLVSVAYAKLIDVGFELFRNMVSHALWLPIVITPVGAALAIWLTRQFFRGAEGSGIPQVIATLEDGRLSSSLLSLRIMFGKIVVSFLGIFCGFTIGREGPTVQIGASLMYAMRRGYRRSSKHIERQLTLAGAAAGLAAAFNTPLAGVVFAIEELTRSFVARNSGTLITAIIFSGVVALGLQGNYLYFGRIQAIGQFHLALVPVVIAASAICGVAGGVFCWLLLNIPRWMPARLVDLRQAQPVWFAFLCGIAIALIGLVSGGTTFGSGYAEARGLLETHQALSPFYAVLKFGALIASYLSGIPGGIFAPSLAIGAGLGNVMSLVTSSIPLPSLAALCMVGYLAAVTQSPITSFVIVMEMIDGHEMVLPLMAVALLSSQVSKALTPSFYHTLAHRFRGLVSRPAA
- a CDS encoding VOC family protein codes for the protein MVSKNTICLWYDRDALDAANFYAQTFPDSKVTAVHRAPGNYPAGKEGDVLTVEFTVAGIPCLGLNGGPQFKHSEAFSFQIATDDQAETDRLWNAIVSNGGQESACGWCKDKWGLSWQITPRALTAAYTDPDHAAAKRAFDAMMTMRKIDIAAIEAARRG
- a CDS encoding isochorismatase family cysteine hydrolase, which translates into the protein MSTFALVPKQTALLVMHYQTDIMALFPSVAPALLSNTRALCDAARAKGVSVYFAKFHFSPGYPEVSPLNKNGQGVKQLGLFVEDRISPELGRQPDESIIIAHRASVFYGTDLQVRLSAKGIDTLIMVGVASTGVMLSSIAHASDADYRLFTVKDCCYDPDPIVHEHLFATAFESRTTVLSLADALSLLE
- a CDS encoding GGDEF domain-containing protein; its protein translation is MIENNPSETARHALKLLASRRLAPTPDNFASIFYEIAGNKPDADPQDAERMALVRELREQLARTVECCLPVLGEDDASIGPAAWALIRACRSEFEGLGSLNSKLSTFNHRLSLAAEDQGEIRRALLSLLQLVFENIAELSLDDRWLRGQIEALMKASEAPVSLRRLDDLRRRLMEVIQKQSSLKSKSIEAQEEMKRLLAAFMERLSVAAETSGEHHRQMEACAKKIESANSIAEIAPAIQDALSATRWMSLESARNRDVLSAMKVKAEEAAAEVAQLRKALDMASASARHDLLTGALNRKGLEEALEREVARAARQNTALCIAFLDIDDFKSINDTHGHSFGDDALSHLAQVARESMRPQDTLARFGGEEFVILMPDTSLEEGVQTIVRLQRALTQRFFVAGDTRLFITFSAGVAEVGKDEPPMAAIQRADRAMYQAKRAGKNKVVSA